In Methanosarcina barkeri MS, a single window of DNA contains:
- a CDS encoding IS701 family transposase — MDINPPKCTDIDYINFLIAASNVFSCTEAARCYPDIANAPSHDAFTRCLQRQPPDTEALWEEVKSYVKLKGGYLIVDDSTLDKPYAEEIAFVRRMWSGKHHRTVKGIGLVTLVWTDGTTVIPIDFRIYNIDVDDKTKNDHFRDMLDKAEERGFNPKFVLFDTWYASVKNLKAIRQKEWHFLTRLKNNRLVNPDNKGNVPLETVDIPPKGRVVHLKAYGFVKVFRIVSKNGDTQHWVTDVQEMDEAKREDLAKKSWKIEEYHRGIKQFCGVEKCQARKEESQRAHIMFSLRAFLRLELQRIKSGISWFESAMKIRRVAVTEYLRNPQYTLN, encoded by the coding sequence ATGGACATAAATCCACCTAAGTGTACCGACATTGACTACATTAATTTTCTCATTGCGGCTTCTAACGTTTTTAGCTGTACTGAAGCTGCTAGATGTTATCCAGACATAGCTAATGCTCCTTCTCATGATGCTTTTACTCGTTGCCTTCAAAGGCAACCTCCAGACACGGAAGCACTATGGGAGGAAGTAAAAAGTTATGTCAAGCTTAAGGGAGGATACCTAATTGTTGATGATTCAACATTAGATAAACCATACGCAGAAGAAATTGCTTTTGTTCGTCGTATGTGGAGTGGAAAACATCATCGTACTGTAAAGGGAATAGGCCTGGTTACCTTAGTTTGGACTGACGGTACAACCGTTATACCTATCGATTTTCGAATTTATAACATCGATGTAGACGACAAAACAAAGAATGACCATTTCCGTGATATGCTTGACAAGGCCGAAGAACGTGGTTTTAATCCCAAATTCGTTTTATTTGATACATGGTATGCAAGTGTGAAAAACCTTAAAGCCATTAGACAGAAAGAGTGGCATTTCCTTACAAGATTGAAAAATAATCGTTTGGTAAATCCTGACAACAAGGGAAATGTGCCACTTGAAACAGTAGATATTCCTCCAAAAGGACGTGTGGTTCACCTCAAAGCATATGGATTTGTAAAGGTGTTTAGGATAGTTTCAAAAAATGGAGACACGCAACACTGGGTTACAGATGTGCAAGAGATGGATGAAGCAAAACGTGAAGATTTGGCAAAGAAGTCATGGAAAATTGAGGAATATCATAGGGGAATAAAACAGTTCTGTGGTGTCGAAAAATGTCAGGCAAGAAAGGAAGAATCACAAAGAGCACATATAATGTTCTCATTAAGAGCTTTTCTTAGACTGGAATTACAAAGAATCAAAAGTGGAATATCCTGGTTTGAAAGTGCTATGAAAATTAGAAGAGTGGCAGTGACAGAATACTTAAGGAATCCCCAATACACGTTAAATTAA
- a CDS encoding glycosyltransferase, producing MNILLLQETDWIKRGPHQQHHLMDRMALKGHKIRVIDYEFLWKEDKEKKVLTGRKEINRAYKVFKEADITLIRPGMIKVPILDMATIPYFHNKEIKRQIQEFKPDVIIAFGILNSYIGLQQAKKHNIPFIYYVIDHLHKLLPSEYMQIIAKQLEKQTIKGADKIFVINKGLEDYIIEMGGDINKISIITAGLDLEKFNPKVDGSSIRAKYGVKKDDLLLFFMGWIYDFSGMKEVAESLSANENENIKLMIVGDGDLYKPLLKMRSKKNLDGKLILTGKIPFEEIPEHIAAADICLLPAYKNEIMKDVVPIKLYEYMALGKPIIATNLPGVQKEFGFDSGINYIEDSTNTL from the coding sequence ATGAATATTTTACTGCTTCAGGAAACAGATTGGATTAAAAGAGGTCCTCATCAACAGCATCATCTGATGGATAGAATGGCATTGAAAGGTCATAAGATAAGAGTAATTGATTACGAGTTTCTCTGGAAAGAAGATAAAGAAAAAAAAGTACTTACTGGCCGGAAAGAAATCAATAGAGCTTATAAGGTATTCAAGGAAGCTGATATTACTCTTATCAGGCCAGGGATGATCAAAGTTCCAATTCTTGATATGGCAACTATTCCTTATTTTCACAATAAAGAAATTAAAAGGCAAATTCAAGAGTTTAAGCCAGACGTAATAATAGCATTTGGTATTCTTAATTCATATATTGGTTTGCAACAAGCAAAAAAGCACAATATACCTTTTATATATTATGTCATAGATCATTTGCATAAGCTGCTACCAAGCGAATATATGCAAATAATTGCAAAACAATTAGAAAAACAGACAATTAAAGGCGCAGATAAGATCTTTGTCATAAATAAAGGATTAGAAGACTATATCATTGAAATGGGTGGAGATATCAATAAAATATCTATAATTACAGCAGGTTTAGATCTTGAAAAATTCAATCCCAAAGTAGACGGATCATCTATTAGAGCAAAGTATGGAGTTAAGAAAGATGATCTATTGTTATTCTTTATGGGATGGATATACGACTTCTCCGGAATGAAGGAAGTTGCAGAGAGTCTTTCTGCCAATGAGAATGAAAACATCAAATTAATGATAGTCGGCGATGGGGATCTATATAAGCCACTGCTCAAAATGAGATCCAAAAAAAACTTGGATGGAAAGTTAATATTAACAGGGAAAATTCCGTTTGAAGAAATCCCAGAGCACATTGCTGCTGCTGATATATGCCTTTTGCCAGCTTATAAAAATGAAATTATGAAGGATGTTGTCCCGATTAAGTTATATGAATATATGGCTTTAGGGAAGCCGATTATTGCAACTAACCTTCCTGGGGTGCAGAAGGAGTTTGGATTTGACAGTGGGATTAATTATATTGAAGATTCAACTAATACATTATAG
- a CDS encoding NAD-dependent epimerase/dehydratase family protein, translating to MRDYTNDYEGKTILVTGGAGAIGGNLCRKLSEMNAHKVIILDDLSSSYEWNIPKAENIFFVKGSILNDELLKRVFKEKPDYVFHLAAHFANQNSVDNPEKDLMINGIGILKVLQYAQLVNVKRFVYSSSGCGVYGLDSKMPFEEQDISISLHTPYQVTKLLGELYTNYFHNLYNMPTVNARFFNSYGPGEVPGKYRNVIPNFFYWAMKGMPLPITGKGTETRDWTYVGDIVNGLVAMGIEEEAIGEAFNLGSGTDHQVIKMATVVNELTNNKAAVTFKERRDWDVKTKLLSCVDKANRVLGYKPQMKFEDGLKNVHIWFNENWENIEKSAEFW from the coding sequence ATGAGAGACTATACAAATGATTATGAAGGGAAAACTATACTTGTTACTGGAGGAGCTGGTGCCATTGGTGGAAACCTCTGCCGAAAACTTTCGGAGATGAATGCGCATAAAGTTATCATATTAGATGATCTCTCCTCTTCTTATGAATGGAATATACCGAAGGCAGAGAATATTTTTTTTGTTAAAGGGAGCATTTTGAATGATGAACTGCTGAAGCGGGTCTTTAAAGAAAAACCTGACTATGTTTTCCATCTCGCTGCTCATTTTGCAAACCAAAATTCTGTTGATAATCCTGAGAAAGATCTTATGATCAATGGTATTGGGATTCTCAAAGTTCTTCAATACGCTCAACTTGTTAATGTAAAACGTTTTGTTTACTCCTCATCTGGGTGTGGAGTCTATGGTCTTGATTCAAAAATGCCTTTTGAAGAGCAGGATATCTCAATAAGTCTTCACACACCTTACCAAGTAACCAAACTCCTGGGTGAACTTTATACAAATTATTTCCACAACCTTTATAATATGCCTACTGTAAACGCTCGTTTCTTTAACTCCTATGGGCCAGGAGAAGTCCCCGGGAAATATCGAAATGTGATTCCAAACTTTTTCTACTGGGCAATGAAAGGAATGCCACTTCCCATTACAGGCAAAGGAACGGAAACAAGAGACTGGACTTATGTGGGAGACATCGTCAATGGTCTGGTTGCTATGGGTATCGAAGAAGAAGCTATCGGCGAAGCTTTTAACCTTGGTTCCGGGACTGACCACCAGGTCATCAAAATGGCAACAGTTGTGAATGAATTGACGAATAACAAAGCTGCAGTTACTTTCAAAGAACGCAGAGACTGGGATGTAAAAACAAAACTTCTCTCCTGTGTGGATAAGGCTAATAGAGTACTTGGATACAAACCTCAGATGAAATTTGAGGATGGCCTGAAAAATGTGCACATTTGGTTTAATGAAAACTGGGAAAATATTGAGAAAAGTGCCGAATTCTGGTGA
- the wecB gene encoding non-hydrolyzing UDP-N-acetylglucosamine 2-epimerase, whose protein sequence is MIGIILGTRPEIIKMSPIIKECEEQNLDYFILHTGQHYSYEMDRIFFDILNLPQPEYNLDAGSGTHASQTGKIMLGIENVLLKTQPDIVLVQGDTNTVLSGSLVAAKLNIKVGHVEAGLRSFDHSMPEEINRIVSDHISDYLFAPTETSSQQLIKEGIEPEKIFVTGNTVVDAVYQNIKIAKEKINTLKDFHLFPKNYILVTFHRAENVDIKKRLEGIIIGLKLIKDYFSLPIVFPIHPRTEKMVEKLGLSLEGIDVIPPQGFLEFLQLEANAKFVLTDSGGLQEETCILRVPCITLRDNTERPETLEVGSNVLAGVNPLVILNSAKNAVKENNWSNPYGNGNAARLIVDICRLATKEKN, encoded by the coding sequence ATGATTGGTATCATTCTCGGTACGAGACCAGAAATTATCAAAATGTCTCCTATTATAAAAGAGTGTGAAGAACAAAATCTGGACTATTTTATACTTCACACTGGCCAACATTATTCCTATGAAATGGATCGTATTTTTTTTGATATATTAAATCTTCCACAGCCTGAATACAACTTAGATGCAGGCTCTGGAACTCATGCATCTCAGACCGGTAAAATAATGTTGGGCATTGAAAATGTTCTACTTAAAACGCAACCAGATATTGTTCTGGTGCAGGGAGATACCAATACAGTTCTTTCAGGAAGTCTCGTGGCGGCTAAATTAAATATTAAAGTTGGTCACGTTGAGGCTGGTCTAAGGAGCTTTGACCACAGTATGCCAGAAGAGATAAATCGCATTGTTTCAGATCATATTTCTGATTACCTTTTTGCACCAACTGAGACTTCATCTCAACAATTAATAAAAGAAGGGATCGAGCCTGAAAAAATTTTTGTAACAGGAAATACGGTTGTTGATGCTGTATATCAGAATATTAAAATTGCAAAAGAAAAAATAAATACTCTGAAAGATTTCCATTTATTTCCCAAAAATTATATTCTTGTTACCTTTCATCGAGCTGAGAATGTCGATATTAAAAAAAGGTTAGAAGGAATTATAATAGGATTAAAATTAATCAAGGACTATTTCTCACTTCCAATTGTTTTTCCAATTCATCCAAGAACGGAAAAAATGGTTGAAAAGTTAGGTCTTTCTCTTGAAGGAATTGATGTTATTCCACCACAGGGATTTCTTGAATTTCTTCAGTTAGAGGCTAATGCTAAATTTGTGTTAACGGATTCTGGAGGTCTACAAGAAGAGACCTGTATACTAAGAGTACCTTGTATCACATTAAGGGATAATACTGAACGCCCAGAAACGCTGGAAGTAGGATCGAATGTCTTAGCTGGTGTAAATCCATTGGTAATTCTAAACTCTGCTAAGAATGCTGTTAAGGAGAATAATTGGAGTAATCCCTATGGCAATGGAAATGCAGCAAGATTAATTGTAGATATATGTAGACTTGCAACTAAGGAGAAGAATTGA
- a CDS encoding glycosyltransferase family 2 protein, with product MSNERLVGKSDQCVTQKQITRAKSTAPQNVTVILPAFNEEISIGSVVLLTRYYADSVIVVDDGSSDRTADIARKAGAEVIVHEVNKGKGAALKTGFAAADDLGADIIVTMDSDGQHNPAEIPKLVDPIIKGEADIVNGSRYLNGLDKNTPSYRRVGQTILDGATKLNSGLHITDSQSGFRAFSASTKDAFRFKAQGMAIESEMLADAGKSDLRIAEVEIGVRYDVDCSTEHPIKHGLGVLLMILKDIEFNKPLCYLTVPGSVLGIGGLILGILFLQDFTVGKSLDFGPTMFMILCIIVGSFMALTGLLLHSISAILREARTT from the coding sequence TTGAGCAATGAAAGACTAGTGGGTAAGAGTGACCAGTGTGTAACTCAGAAACAAATCACACGTGCTAAGAGTACAGCTCCGCAGAATGTCACAGTGATCCTTCCTGCCTTCAATGAAGAAATTTCCATTGGGAGTGTAGTCCTACTTACCAGATATTATGCCGACAGCGTAATCGTGGTCGATGATGGAAGTTCGGACAGGACGGCCGATATTGCAAGGAAAGCAGGAGCTGAGGTAATTGTTCATGAAGTAAACAAAGGGAAAGGTGCAGCCCTCAAGACCGGATTTGCAGCCGCAGATGACCTAGGTGCGGATATAATAGTTACCATGGATTCCGATGGTCAGCACAACCCTGCCGAAATACCGAAACTTGTAGATCCTATTATTAAAGGTGAAGCCGATATTGTCAACGGTAGCAGGTACTTAAACGGCCTAGACAAAAATACTCCTTCTTATCGCCGTGTCGGCCAGACTATTCTCGACGGGGCTACCAAGCTAAACTCCGGGCTCCATATTACCGATTCCCAGAGTGGCTTCCGTGCCTTTTCAGCTTCAACAAAAGATGCTTTCCGCTTCAAAGCCCAGGGAATGGCCATAGAAAGCGAAATGCTTGCAGATGCAGGCAAATCCGACCTTCGCATAGCCGAAGTTGAAATTGGAGTCCGATATGACGTTGACTGTTCAACCGAACACCCAATAAAACACGGTTTGGGAGTTCTTCTAATGATTTTAAAAGATATTGAGTTCAACAAACCTCTTTGTTACCTTACAGTTCCTGGATCGGTTCTTGGAATAGGCGGTCTTATTCTGGGCATTCTTTTCTTGCAGGACTTCACGGTGGGAAAAAGCTTGGACTTCGGACCGACCATGTTCATGATTCTGTGTATTATCGTAGGGAGTTTCATGGCTTTGACAGGTCTCTTACTGCATTCGATATCTGCAATTTTGCGGGAGGCGAGGACGACTTAA